CCTAATAATAGTTTAATAACACACGCCCTggaacatataaataaaaaaacagcttatgttttttttgcctttgtaaTATGGTTATTATCTTGTTGCATCCTGCTCACGAGTCCTCTTGCtgaaagcaggagaggaaaaaaaagatatcaGGGTATCCTTATAGGATATCAGAAATGATGCTACTCACTACTCAGACAGTTAAACacaagaagaaataaagaaataagtgTGAACTCTCAgtgtttatttctataaattaaGACTCAGAAAGCCTTCTGAATAAACTAATTTACCAACTGTCCCTCTCACAAAGCTAAAAGGGACACTTGCATTGGTTATTATAACCATTATAACCATTCGGGATCAATTCAAATCATTTTATACCTCTGATTTCTGTGACGTGGAAAACATGGCCAGAATCGTGGAATCCAATAAAAATGAATCTTTTGTCAAACTTTGAATTGCATATGATTGAGACAGGACGTTCGCTCACCAACGCAACGTGAACGTGCGGTTtagcaaactcttggtcatgcaaacaaatcagaggattcaaaatgtgattttattaacatggttccaacaatattttttgtattccaggtcttcctaatgtttattttatttgatacggttttatgttgatttcaaaGGTAAAGGacttattttacaaatggaagaatgtgtaatattgtgaaatagttctttgcatgaaatgcagatattatttacatgtagaTGGTTTACAAAAGggaacagtaaatgcccaagcacttgaACAGCGATTAAATATGATTTGccatattgcatttgttctgTTTCCGTCATCCACTCTATAatcagtttttaggtgaataaatacatttagaacaaaaaaaatggaattcagaagaattaaaaagaaaaatatgctgAATATAAGACAAAAAATTACAGATTTCAAAGGTTCCTAGATTTAGGTAAATGTTCAGTCTGCAAACACGGGTCAGGCTTTTTCAGACCTGATTACAGCTCGACATGCGgatatttttcacttctgcagcATGAGAAGCGGcgagtgtttttgttttttattcattaattcattcatttgtgtattggtttattaatttgttgagcaatttatgtattaatttatttctttatgtagtATATACCTGTGTTCTGACTTTTTAAAtatcctaaaaataaaaaaataaaaaaaaaaatcactaaagcgttcctgtgtttgtttttcctccccCTGCAGTTTCGAAAAGCATCCTTGGTATCAGTATCGAGTTTGACATTTCAGTATGGTGACAAGAGAGTGAGAGTGATATTTACGGCGTTTTAGCAATATACAGGTAGGATATTAAAAGTTCAGTGTGGAAGACACTCAGTGTTTGCTGCAAAGGCAGAATAGCTTGAACGTCAGCTGTTAGAGCGGGCGTGGGTGAGAATCACGCCTTATGTTGGCACCTACACAGCGGGAAATCAGGTCCCCTGTAAGCAGTTTACTGACTCAGACACATGGGCCTGTGGCAGCTGCTGAGACGATCAACAGTTGGCACTTCAGCGTACACATTCAAGAGCCGAGCCAAGTGGGGAggcatgtaacacacacacacacacccagagtaACCTCATGGGAGCGTGAAATTCTTCATCTATTGAGCATTTTAACCCTAAATAACAGAATCAATTCTGTTCAGAATCAATTGAAGGTGTGACGCTGATATATAAGCGCAATACGTTATATAACACAAGGGCAACTGGCTGGAGAGAAAGCTGGGGAAGAATGCAGTTTAaaagaattataaaaaaaaaaaatctgctggtTGTCATGGTAACCAGAGTCTCATGTGTCAGATGTTGTGAAGGCACAGAGATGTACGCACTGCAGAAGGCAAGGCTACTCATTCACAGAAAACCCTCTGACCCAggggatacacacacacacacacacacacacacacacacacacacacaagcccacaCCTGTGGCCAAGTTAGAATCAATCCCTTGGGCGGAGGacccatagaaaaccaacaccGGAACACCTTGCAGACAACCtcggaggtgtgaggtcacgaTCTCGATGCCCCTTGTTTCTCCTGgacggtgttttttttatgcaactaAGCTTTGCTGCTAGGCAACCCAGTGCGACCCGCAAATATGAATTTAGCGGGTGTGTGATCTGGCGGCCTAaaattgacaaaataaaaaattcaacgaatgaaataaatacaagcaCAGCAGCGTTGAGAAAATTCAAATCACCAAACAGGGTTTATTCACATCAAATATAATCTCAGAGCATGACAGAAATGAGATTTGTACTGTAAATCATTACCATTTGTAACTTTCTGCCCCAGCATCCTAGAAATGATCAGTGACGTCGGCGgcaaaataattattacagTCAGAGAGCATTTTGCCATCCGAGTATTTGAATTGTGCACACAGGGACGTCCTCTGCACTGCAGCTCGGGGAGAGTGGGTGCTGAATAAACATCCACGTTTTTACGCTGCGCAGGGTCAAGCAATTTGAAGCCATGTGAAATTTTGAAATGCACTATtataaaacaggaaaaatgtattttatgctgTAGCTCAAAATtgcaaacatttacatattctATTAAGTGCCCACGCAACACCTTATATAATAACCACTGGCTGAGCATGTCCAACAAAACAGCATAATTCACAGGGCCATTCAGGATTATATATTCTGTCAGCACCACTTATGCCTTcacaaataaactaaaattCATCCAATGGGTATTTCAACACGGCCCGATTTCCTCTAAAATCGGATCAAAACGCACATGCATCCGGACAACGAAATGCAGGCAGGGGAAAGACAAGAGTAAGAAGCTGCGGTTTTACATGCTGCCACAACTTaattgaattataaaaaaatgctttgtcACCTCTGTCTAATGACTCGACCAGTGCTGATAATATGAGTGTCAGTCAATGAGAGTCAATGCTTGCTGTGGCTAAAATGAGCACTAGCCAAAAAGAATCATGGGGATTTATTCGaggttcttacacatttctaCAAACTACTTTTCAATGACCatttgaaatgtgaaaaaaaatattgcaaaaggtcaaatttaccaaaatattgttaaagtaaatttatgacaaccctgaagAGCTGAACTTAATCGAACATGTTTCGTCCTCCAAGTTGGCGCAGCCCGAGTACATAGTGGTTctctacatttacggcatttatcagacgcccttatccagagtgacatatagtcagtaggtacagggacagtccttcccCCCTccaagacactcagggttaagtgtcctgctcaaggacacaatgtaagtaagtggggtttgaacctgggtcttctggttcataggcgagtgtgctaggctactaccaaccatcACTACgcaaagccagcaaagatactacagacctgaactagttttaaacgttgcaGTTGTTAATgacgaaataacgtttctcgcACAGTCTTACGGGAATGATGTACTTCATGTTGTACGTTCACATGTTAGtcagatttcaattacttttccagaactttttATAGTTATTTCGTTATATGgaaaattccatgacttttcccggtttttaatgaccgtaggagCCCTGCTTATAAACTGTATTAATTGGCAGGGCAGGTCCGGCTCATGATTCATCTCTGATCAGACGGGATCCAGCTTTGAAGCGGAGTAAGCTTGTCAAGGGATTGCACAGATCGCCTCTGCAAAGGTCATATCCTGGCCGGCCATCCTGCTGCACGCACGTAAATCGCGCCAAAAGGGAAAGAACGAACTAAAAACCGTTTTAATAGAGACCCGGACGCCCCTGCCTGCCCTGCCTCTGCAAGCACTTCGCAGTTTTCAAGCTCGGCTGCCAAGCACCTATTTTTACGCGTCCCGGGCGTCCCTCGCGCCCGGGTTATCTTCTGAATAATCAGGTCACCAGTGTGCCTGTGGGCATCGACCACTTACAGCAAACCTGAaataacacattattaaaaagataaatagaATTACTTAAGAGAATAATGGCatattattacttattacatGGCAACTTGGTCCCAATAGAAAAGTGACACCTTAGTTCCAACACGTGAACACTTCTTTCATCAAATGAACGTGTCAGTATGCAGCCATGAGCCTTTATTTGATGTTTCGTTAAAGTATTCTCTCTTTATTAGAGGGTTTTGCTAGTGAAATGTATAATGTGCTGAACAGGCCACACGAGGCTCAGGCGCAAGAATGCTCGAGCTGTTTGAGCTGAAAATCCTGTCCCGTCgcaatttctttctttgtgtgtgtgtgtgtgtgtgtgtgtgtgtgaaggaaaaCGCGACACAATATGTTAAAAGAAGACGGTGTTGGTTTCgtgtgttgttgctttttgTGGAGTGGTTATTACTGCTAGTCGCTGACGCGGAGCTGTCACTGGACGGCGGGGGGACGCGGAAGCGACCCTCTTGTACACGCGTGACAGGctccacattttaaaatgagagaCGAGGTGTTTCTCGAGAGAACAGATGGTTGCTTGTttttttcgtgttttttttttaccttggcTTTGCCGGCCTCCAGCTTCTTCTGTCGCTCCTCGTCTTCCATAACCGCGGTCCCGGTGGCTGGAAGAGGGAGAAGATTGCTTCATGCGCGGTGGTCGGGCGCGACGTGAACACgaagcgttttttttattaaccaaCTGTGAATAAACCGCCACTGAGCTGCCGCGCTACGGCTGAGTCGCTCCCACGGACGGCATAGTGGCCGCCATGTTCTCCACGTAAACACACGAAGCGGGCCGAAGTGGCATCACGTGGTCCGCGTCGCCTGTTCGGCTGGGTTGCCAGATACGGTGACAAATAAGCGACTTTTCGCTCCTGAACAAGGCAAAGCTTCGTTCCAGTTCAGTTTACTTGTCACAAGTATAGACATACAGATGTACCTTTTAGactgtgcaattttaacaaTGACCAATTTAGATTTGCTTAAATCACGTAAAAATTCATTTAAGGGCCAGTTTTAAAGTGGTTGCATCTAAATggttttctttatatttctgtatttatgtttCTATTAAGAGTGTTTTCTGGAGGAtgtgcatttattaaatattctaTTCAGTATGAAAAGTAATTAAACTCAAAAAGTACCCCGGGACTGCACAGAATGACATTTATCATTAAAAGTTGTGAGTGTCAAAAGAATTCATGCTgatacaaatgaaaataaatccaAGGCTTCTACAAATTGAAAGTCTTCTCAACGCAGCTTATTACAGCAGGGAAAGTGTTGCGCTCAGTTCTCTTCTGAACAGGTCCCCCGgctgactttttactttttatagaTCCCCGGCGCCGTTTTCACACCTTATCATGTGAGAGTCGTCGAAATTTATGCGAAACATCTAGCGCCTCAAGGCCTGTGGAAGGACATGGTGTAATTACAGTGGTTTCATGTGAGCTCGATGCACCTACCAGCAGAAGATGAAGGTCCTGGCCTTCGGCTGACAGGAGCCGTGCAGCTTATGGTCTGGCAGATTTTGAATTCCACCCATCGTTTTTTGGACATCCTTACCTGGTCTGAGTGTGAGGTGTTCCGAGCCCACCTGTGGACTCACGCTGCCTTGAAAGCACTAGCAGCAGCCTGAGTCCCACTGGCCATCTGCAAGTCTAAGCCATGTATTATTGATGCATAAGGTGTCAGCTACAGTAACTCAAGCAGCACATGCACAGCATTGCTGTAGTTATCAGCATTCAGGTGACAGCAATTTGCATTGCCATCCATGTATTTCCTTCCTGTCATTACAACGTGGATGTGTTCGTTTCACGTACAGTGTATTACTGGGAGGTGTATGTGTTGGAAATTGGAGTagcagtttaaaatgggaggagatgCCTGTTGTTTATGAGCATCTTCAACTGGTGGAAATAGGCTGTTGTGTTGCATCGATTCTGACTGCTGTCCTTGTCCTAGAAGCACAGAGGGCAAAACCAGAATTGTTTATCACCATCAAGGTGAAGTCATACAAAACTGACTTaaagtttgagaaaagaaacatttttggaATGCATTGTCCCTTCTATTATCTATTTCCATTTATTGTCTGCATTTATTCATGGCTTGCATTAAAGTCTGCTGCAAGGACAtgtctaaatattttattgcaaaacAGGAACATGTGACCCTGTCACTTGAATACATTTGCCTTAAAAAGATGATGTTGATGTCGAAACCTTGccatcattttcatattttatttatcctAAAATGTGCTATTTAGGGGAACATTCATCGTGTAAATCGACAGCCCATCCCCTGCTCTACAAAGCACTAgagcaaattaaaataaaatactggaGACTGTGTTAAAGTCTATGGGCTCTTTAATTATGCATAGACCAGGGAAAACAGGGAAACTGCTATGTGGTATAGGTGTCAGCTGGAGGTCGTGCcaagaaaaaaattgttcaaaaactgatgttttttttatatttaaaaggaATAATGTCAAATGTACTTGTCATGCAGCATATTTGGATATTAATGGcatttttatggaaaaagaTCTTCATTGGGTTTAAATGGGCTGCAAACCAAAACCACACCTGCATATGTAGGATTACAGCCTTGGACAGAGTGGCCCACAGAGCCATGAATGTTAGCTGTAACGTCATCTTTATTGATTGAATACGCTGCGCAGGATTACATTAAAACGGTAAAAACGGTACACGGGGTTTTTATTACTCGCCTTCTTGGTCAGAACAAGCATTTTATGGCAAATCGTGCGCTGCCATCTATTGGTAGTGAGTGCAATTGCATTTTTAACGATGCAGTTTTTACTCCGGAACGCTAGGTGTCGCCACACACCCACAACGAGGTCGCATCGTTTGCAGTTCAAAGGGCGAGAGCCGAGGGGACGCGCTCGGTTGGCACCCACGTGAGTAGCGCAGCGACAGCCAGTCGTCTTTCAcgtatatatacaaatataaaataaaaagtagtgACAATGCATTTGCAGCAGTTACTTGATTCGTTAATGGGCGAACGACTTATTCCTTTTTTGATAATTGTCCAATACATGTAACGTTAGACCCTGAGGTTTGTTCCTTAACTTTATTTTCACTCATCGTCTCCAATATAACCATGTAAAGCAGTCTTGTGCACAGATGAACCTGTATGTGCataatgtatgtgtgcatgtttatgtaATGAATGCGCTTTAGAAATGATGCCCGCTGCCTCACCTCAGATTTTCAGAATAACAGTGCTCATGGTCTGTTATGTAAAATCAGAGTAGCGTTGCTCTCACAGCGGAGAGAATTCGTGAACTTGCTCTGGTTACATTGCTTTCTGTTTCCATGACGGCCGTTCCATGTCCACTGTTCAATTTGAACACCAACACACTCCGCTTCGTGCATGTTAGATGGTACATAGTTACacaaaacaacgtttctctggaaccaggtgctacacgtaacatttaaacaaggttagaCTGACATAAAATGCAGGTATGCActaggatctcacgatacgattatatcacgatatattgtgatactgtacattctgcgatattctacagttcgctgaaaaaaatacaagatgctgtgttcGATCTGTCATGTTTTGAGATTTCACTCTGCCCGAAATGCCGAGCAGGAATTCAGAGTTCCCAGCTGTACTGCGCCACCTGCAGGAGTGGAGGCTGGGGTGCAAACATGGAACACAGCAACATTCAAagagcactctttacacctatcaccatttctagccactgcaggaccatagatgGTTTacaactcatattaatgttaaataatctcacaaagtcaagtTTTCataatagacatttacattttacatttacgttatttatcagacgcccttatccagagcgacttccaatcagcagttacagggacagtctccctggagcaacttagggttaagtgtcttgctcagggacacaatggtagtaagtgggatttgaacctgggtctactggttcacaggcgagtgtcttacccactaggctactactaccaccatagGGGACCTATACGgtaaaaacatgtagacaacaaagaagacagacagcgctaaaccaGTGAAACGAATAACAGAAGGTgccaaatactgctgtgcaaaatggaacagtggaATAACAGATTATATATTCTAACATGAAAGAGGTGTTTTTTGTTACTGACAACCCAAGAAAGTGCTGGGGTGTCTTGTATTGCTAGATGACCTTAAACTAGAAGATTGCGTTAGACTTTATGCTGGAATGCTGTTACCACTAGTTAATTTGCAGTGTTGGTTCTTTGTTCTCAGGTGGGCTCCTTGTTGGAAAAATAGGTCTGCCATGTGCAGCGTAGAGACTGGTTTCATCTGGCAACAATGCCACTGCTTCTTCTGAAGGTCCAGGGAAGGCCGATTCACCTGGGGTGGTTGGTGACCCTCCGGAGTCTGCCTGCGTTCTTTACTAGACTGTCCAGCGATGACAGCCTCGCAAGGCCAGAGAACGAGTGCTTGCTCAGAAACCTCAGAATGCTGGGCGTCGACCTGAAGATGGCGCGGAAAAGGCAGCCAGGTGTCTTGAGGAAGTCAGTCACCAATGAACACGGCCTCGTCCGTTTCCTGCAGGACAAAGGAGCCAGCCAGGCGATGATCGCCAGCATCATCTCAAGGTTCCCCCGGTCCATCACCCGCACCGAGGACCACCTGAAAGAGCGCTGGAGTCTGTGGCGAAGTATCTTCCAGAGCGACAGCGAGATCATCAGCATTCTGCATCGTTCACCAGAGTCCTTCTTTCGAtccagtgacaatgacaaccTGGAGATGAACATTGTCTTCCTCAGTTCGATTGGAATTGAAGCCAAGGACCTCCACCGGCTGCTTACCACAGCACCTCGGACCTTCTCCAACAGCGTGGAGCTCAACCGGCAGATGGTGGAGTTTCTAGAGGATGTGTGCATCAGCCTTGGCGGAGCCCATCCGAATCAGTTCGCCAAGGCCATCATTTCCAGAAACGCGTACATCCTGATCCGCAGCACCAAGCGGGTCAAGGCCAACATCGAGTTTCTCCAGGTGTCCCTCAAGTTGAGCGACTCAGAGCTGCTGAATCTTCTGCAGGGCCACGGAGCTGAGATCCTGGACCTCTCACATGAGAACCTGAAAAGGAACTTCAGCACGTTACAAGACAAGCTGCTGATGCTCGGGTGCGGCGAGAACGACACGAGGAGGCTGATCCTCACCTACTCACAGGTGCTCTTCGTGTCTCCAGCCCGGATCAGTAATAAACTCGACTGCTTGACAAAGGCAGGGATTCAAGTCAAACAGATCCTGCACAAACCAAAGGTCCTCGACTTCAGCGTTGAGAACCTGAGGTGGCGGTTAAACGAGTTAAGCAAGATTGATTATGATTTTGGCAAGAGTGGCATTAACATTTTGGACACTAGTCGCAAACGTTTTGAAGCTAAATTGGAGAAACTAAGTGCTTGTGAAGAATGAGTTTGTTGTGCCTATATTAATGCATTGTATTGTTGCTTGATTTGCATTAACCTCATGTCAGCTGttcgctctctctttttgttcccaccaagaagtaaaaaaatatttcatgccCAGTTTAATACTCTATATATACTTTACAACCCTTCACCATTTATTAAAAGATTGAACATTTTCAATCAAGCTGTGTGTGCCTGaggaaaacaaacaataaaacacatcaGTTCATGTCAATGAACATTTCAGTTTTGTTACATTCATAACTTTAGAAACATATTTCTAAATAACATGTTTATATAAGCTAAAATTACGTAATTACAAATGCTTTCTATTATTCATTTAAGTCTTACAACTTGGGCCGTGGCTAattaatatgtacaaaaatatgtacaaaaagtttggacacgccttctcattcaaagtgttttctttgttttcatgaccatttacgttggtagattctcactgaaggcatcaaaactatgaatgaacacatgtggagttatgtacttaacaaaaagtagagacctgacctccacagtcaccggacctgaacccaatccagatggtttggggtgagctggaccaacaagtgctaaacacctctgggaactccttcaagactgttggagaagcatttcaggtgacgacctcttgaagctcatcgagagaataccaagagtgtgcaaagcagtaatcagagcaaagaaactagaatataaaacatgttttcagttatttcaccttttttttttttaagtacataactgtgttcattcatagttttgatgccacATTTGGCGAAAGAATATTGCGGATTATTTCAGGCTGTTTATTAAGCAGGTGTGGGTGTGCTGTTGTAAGTCGTCCGTGCAGGAACTGCAGAGTATACGCCGGTTCCGCCGGCCGGACGATTTATCGCGCTGCACGCCGGGCTGTCACGCTGGCgtgctggatgtggtggtgaAGTCGGTTTCTCGGTTTTTCTCGCCCCTGGTCAGGATTATTCGTTCCGTCGTGCCCGTCTCTATTTTTAATCGCCCAGTTGTGTCTTTAGTtgacgtcttttttttttagactgagCGTAAGTTGTGCAGCTTGATTTCGTTGTTTACGTTACAGGTTGTTGTTAAAAATGGAGTTGCGCGTTTACTAGGTGAAATGCGTGCGTTTGTTTGCTCTGTGTATTGATGAATGCgtgtggtgctgcagtgggGATGGAGACCCGCGTGGAAAAGGCTGCCGAGAGCCCCGAAGAGAACGGAGCCGAAAAGGGAGCCGCCGCCATCAAGTCGCAGTGAGTGGAGCATGAATGATCTAAACGACGGCTTCCCAGTTAAAACGTCTCTCCATTACTACCAGGAAtatgatttaaatattttttttgtagatacCTCACATCCAAAGAGAAGTTCAACGAGATTGTCAGCTCGGGGTGGAAAGAGAGGAACAAGGAAACTGAAGAAGAGGGAAGAGATGCCCCGGAGGAGGAAAAAAGCGAGGAGCCGGCGGGGAAGAGAATAAAGCTGGAAGATGCGAGCGAGAAGAAGAAGATGCGCGGCCAGAACAAGTCGAGGCCGCACATGAAACCTCACACTTACGACGGCAAGAGACTCTGCCCGTCAATAATCAAGGTGGGAGGACGGCGGAGCGCCGTATTAtcgagagaaataaaaagacacaaacGAGAAATGACACGTATCTGGGAGAGCTTTGAAATAAGGAGATCTAACAGCGAGCTCTTTTCCAAACCCCCTCCGTCCGTGTGTCACAGACGGTTAGAACTACTTCGTATACTGAAATCATGCTTGGTTTGGGAATTTTGTAGCTTCTTGAACACTCCCCACGTGCtatgtctcatttacatttacagcattcatcagacgcccttatccagagcgaattacaatcagtagtaacagggacagtccccaactggatacgctcagggttaagtgtcttgctcagggacacgatggtaggaagtggggtttgaacctggttcttctggttcataggcgagtgtgttacccactaggctactacctcccataATAGACTAATAGAgattatgctttttttctttcttgctctGTGTCCAGGAAAAACAGTCCAAATGTTTTTATGGCGATAAGTGCAAGTTCTTCCATAATGTTGCCGAGTATATGGCCTCAAAGCCACCGGACCTCGGGGACCAGTGCTACCTCTTTGACACCCTCGGAAAGTGTCCCTACGGGGTGTCCTGCCGCTTTGCCAAAGCCCACACAGACGCTGACTTCAAGAACCTGGTGAACGAGGAGGTGCTGAGAGCGAACGGAGGCCGGACGACGGTCAAGAACACCCTGGACAAAGAGCTGCAGTGGCGTCTGCGGAAAAGACAGGTGCCGTTCAAAGCCTCCGAAGCCTATCTGAAGAGCATGGAACGAGAAAACGGCGGGGAGAAACGTGGCAAAAGCACTTCCACTGAGGACAAACCAGCGGAGACGCCGACTGAAGCGCAGCAGACAGACTTGCACGTGGAAGCTGCGGTGAAAACCGTCGGCGCTCTGACCGATGCCGATCTCGTCAAATTGCGTCCTTGCGAGAAGAAGCAGGTGAGGATAACTTCAGCTCTCTGAACACGTTTAACCCACCATTTATTATTAGGATTAGGA
This sequence is a window from Denticeps clupeoides unplaced genomic scaffold, fDenClu1.1, whole genome shotgun sequence. Protein-coding genes within it:
- the LOC114783606 gene encoding transcription termination factor 1, mitochondrial-like, which gives rise to MPLLLLKVQGRPIHLGWLVTLRSLPAFFTRLSSDDSLARPENECLLRNLRMLGVDLKMARKRQPGVLRKSVTNEHGLVRFLQDKGASQAMIASIISRFPRSITRTEDHLKERWSLWRSIFQSDSEIISILHRSPESFFRSSDNDNLEMNIVFLSSIGIEAKDLHRLLTTAPRTFSNSVELNRQMVEFLEDVCISLGGAHPNQFAKAIISRNAYILIRSTKRVKANIEFLQVSLKLSDSELLNLLQGHGAEILDLSHENLKRNFSTLQDKLLMLGCGENDTRRLILTYSQVLFVSPARISNKLDCLTKAGIQVKQILHKPKVLDFSVENLRWRLNELSKIDYDFGKSGINILDTSRKRFEAKLEKLSACEE